One Leisingera sp. M658 genomic window carries:
- a CDS encoding pirin family protein, translating into MSWNPALDPGCPDDIGNDSIETLIIPRAHDLGGFEVRRALPAPKRQMVGPFIFFDQAGPAEFLTGEGIDVRPHPHIGLGTVTYLYQGDFHHRDSLSTDQVIRPGALNWMVAGKGVTHSERTSAEGRNGPHSLFGIQTWMALPEDKEDVDPLFEHHGKESLPEIEAEGVRAKLILGSAYGEAAPATLFSETFYLDVILEPGARFPLPDDHEDRGIYVSQGSVKIAGQEFEAGRMMVFRPGDQITVAADPAGARLMALGGATLNGPRYVWWNFVASSREKIQHAKEEWRAERWGMGQFDLPPNDRSEHIPLPRR; encoded by the coding sequence ATGAGCTGGAATCCTGCACTAGATCCCGGATGCCCTGATGACATTGGCAACGACTCCATTGAAACCCTGATCATTCCCCGGGCGCATGACCTGGGCGGGTTTGAAGTCCGCCGCGCACTGCCCGCGCCGAAGCGCCAGATGGTCGGGCCGTTCATTTTCTTTGACCAAGCCGGGCCAGCAGAATTCCTCACCGGCGAGGGTATCGACGTGCGCCCCCACCCGCATATCGGATTGGGCACGGTGACCTATCTTTATCAAGGGGACTTCCACCACCGCGACAGCCTGAGCACCGATCAGGTCATACGCCCCGGCGCCTTGAACTGGATGGTGGCCGGAAAAGGGGTCACCCATTCCGAGCGCACCTCGGCGGAAGGCCGCAACGGGCCGCATTCACTGTTCGGCATTCAGACCTGGATGGCGCTGCCGGAAGACAAGGAGGACGTCGATCCCCTGTTTGAGCATCACGGCAAGGAAAGCCTGCCTGAAATCGAAGCGGAAGGCGTCCGTGCCAAACTGATCCTTGGATCGGCATATGGGGAGGCCGCACCGGCAACCCTTTTTTCCGAAACCTTCTATCTGGACGTCATTCTCGAGCCCGGCGCGCGCTTCCCGCTTCCGGATGATCACGAAGACCGCGGAATCTACGTATCCCAGGGCAGCGTGAAGATTGCAGGCCAGGAGTTCGAAGCCGGCCGGATGATGGTGTTCCGGCCAGGTGATCAGATCACGGTGGCCGCTGACCCTGCCGGCGCCCGGCTGATGGCACTGGGCGGCGCGACACTCAATGGCCCCAGATATGTCTGGTGGAACTTCGTTGCCTCAAGCCGGGAGAAGATTCAGCACGCCAAGGAAGAGTGGCGTGCTGAAAGATGGGGGATGGGGCAGTTTGATCTGCCGCCCAATGACCGGAGCGAACACATTCCCCTGCCGCGCCGCTAA
- the ycaC gene encoding isochorismate family cysteine hydrolase YcaC gives MTTPYKRLDKNDSAVLMVDHQAGLLSLVRDIDPDKFKNNVLALADSAKYFGLPTILTTSFEDGPNGPLVPELKELFPDAPYIARPGQINAWDNEDFVAAVKATGKKQLIVAGVVTEVCVSFPVLSAIEEGYDVFVVTDASGTFNQVTRDAAWDRMSAAGAQLTSWFGLACELHRDWRNDIEGLGALFSNHIPDYRNLISSYNATPVTS, from the coding sequence ATGACAACTCCTTACAAACGCCTCGACAAAAATGATTCCGCCGTTCTGATGGTCGATCATCAGGCCGGGCTTCTGTCTCTGGTGCGGGATATTGATCCCGATAAGTTCAAGAACAATGTTCTGGCTCTGGCTGATTCCGCCAAATACTTCGGCCTGCCGACGATTCTGACCACCAGCTTCGAGGATGGCCCCAACGGGCCGCTGGTTCCTGAACTGAAGGAGCTTTTCCCCGACGCCCCCTACATCGCCCGCCCCGGACAAATCAACGCCTGGGACAACGAGGATTTTGTCGCGGCCGTTAAGGCCACTGGCAAGAAGCAACTGATTGTTGCCGGCGTGGTGACGGAAGTTTGCGTGTCATTTCCAGTCTTGTCGGCGATTGAGGAGGGTTACGACGTCTTTGTCGTGACGGATGCCTCCGGCACATTCAATCAGGTGACCCGGGACGCTGCATGGGACCGTATGTCTGCGGCAGGAGCCCAGCTGACGTCATGGTTCGGCCTGGCCTGCGAATTGCACCGTGACTGGCGGAATGACATCGAAGGGCTGGGAGCCTTGTTCTCCAACCACATCCCGGATTACCGGAACCTTATCAGCAGCTACAACGCGACGCCCGTCACTTCATAG